A DNA window from Mytilus edulis chromosome 14, xbMytEdul2.2, whole genome shotgun sequence contains the following coding sequences:
- the LOC139503132 gene encoding sialate:O-sulfotransferase 2-like: MNLIMKNKDILLIYLMVFRIPGGSSGIQTKCLNDASRYTDYIGCFSDDASSSPNGTRLFPFLHIVNGIYDFQYMTNDVCILMCLEQGFLYAGTQAGSQCFCGNDPYEHSFHYKVDDWQCYTYCPGDLWNTNCGGPYRMTVYSTGLSISKSTRIGQSYRRIGTSVQIPGDYLEIHQTVDQFHCALLCNMNSSCKMFSQKENDCKLYNSSSSSGLCYEVAVGPMISLGEDIYIPQI; the protein is encoded by the exons ATGAATTTGATAATGAAGAACAAAGATATACTTCTAATATATTTGATGGTATTCCGTATTCCTGGAGGGAGTTCTGGAATTCAAACGAAG TGCTTGAATGATGCATCAc GATATACAGACTATATTGGTTGTTTCTCAGATGATGCTTCTAGTTCACCAAATGGAACCCGTTTATTTCCATTCCTACATATAGTTAATGGAATCTATGATTTCCAATATATGACCAACGATGTCTGTATTCTAATGTGTCTTGAACAAGGATTTCTTTATGCAGGAACTCAG GCAGGTTCTCAGTGTTTTTGTGGCAATGATCCTTATGAACATAGCTTTCACTACAAGGTAGATGATTGGCAGTGCTATACTTACTGTCCCGGAGACCTTTGGAACACAAATTGTGGAGGTCCTTATAGAATGACGGTCTACAGTACGG GATTGAGTATCTCTAAAAGTACAAGGATAGGACAGTCGTACAGAAGAATTGGTACTTCAGTACAAATCCCTGGAGACTACTTGGAAATCCATCAAACTGTTGATCAGTTCCACTGTGCTTTGTTGTGCAACATGAACAGTTCATGTAAAATGTTCAGCCAGAAAGAAAACGattgtaaattatacaattcttcTTCTTCAAGTGGTTTATGCTATGAAGTAGCTGTTGGGCCTATGATATCACTTGGAGAAGATATTTACATTCCTCAAATATGA